In Candida orthopsilosis Co 90-125, chromosome 4 draft sequence, the genomic stretch AACCTCTGCCTCAAGGTGACTTTATCtttgattatcaaaaatCGTCTTCATCGTCACCGTCCGAGCCTAGTACAGGGTCTACCTCTCTTCCACGACGCTCGTgattatcatcatcatcatcagaatATACGTCATCCTCTTCATGATTTCCACCCTCATACCCATTCTTCTCAGCTTCTTCAGCCAAATCCTCACAAGCATCAATCCAATCACTATATACATCAACCGGTTGACTTAAACCGTGTATTGCcgtttgaaaattttgtccACAAATCTTACAATGTAATTCTCCTAATAGATTCTTTTTATCCAATGTACATATTACTGATTTCTCATGATTACAAAATAGACAAGTGAATTGGACATCCAATGTTTGCTTGATCTTTTTGGCTGGTTTACGCGTCGACGATTTTCTTTTACCCATGGTTTTGTTATGCTTTAAGTCTGGTTATTATATGTGCAACAAGATATGATGTTATAGGCTCGATATTTTGTGAGGATGGATCTTTGGGTGTGGTTTCAAATAGAGTTGCCTTTTAAGTCGATGGAACTTGTTTTTctaatttgaatttttcaatcgaATGTCAAGATTAGTTTTTGTGTCGTGAATTTTGCATTCGTACTTTGATGACTTTATACATAAACTAGAGATTCCCCGCCTTGGAGAGAGTCCCCGAGAAAAAGATCGTAGAGTCATCCAAGATATATCTATTTAACATGGCATATGCTGAATACGTAATATTCAAATAGTGGCAGCACAAGCAATCAATAAACGTTGGTTTAGGTTGATCATTCGTGAATCATTTGCCTTgcttttttcttcaatctcATTTCCAACCTCATTTTCTCAAATCGCATCTTATCGGCTCTATCATTGGTCGGAGCGTCAACCGAATTCAAATTATATCCATTGGTGGATATTGACGAATCCACGCTAGATCTTGCGCTATTACTATCACTAAATTCGCTACTGTTTCTGTAACCCAAGGAAATTTTGAGCCCAGGATTGTactttttattcaatttgtttccgtattcaaataatttcaaatcgTCATTTCTTCTCTCATAAAGCTTCATTGCATCTCGATACAAGACATGAATGTACAAATCCCTATTTGAAGGTAAAGTAAATTGCGGTATGGGATAGTGAAGAAGTAAAGATAAACATTCACTAAAATCTGAAGTAACTAGCTCTGTCTTTTGCTGAATTAAAAGCTGGATTACCAAGAATATGAGTACCTCAAGAAAATATGTCGTTCCTGTTGTTTGATTACCCTGAGTTTGGGTCGCAATCAACTTATCCCATAGTAAGCTCGTTGTTTCCAAGTCATTCCCTAGTTCCCGAATCAAGAGCAATCTGAGATAACGAATAATCCACAACTGAGAATCTAGCTCGAGTTTAGTCGTCAATGTGTAGTGaataaattgatc encodes the following:
- a CDS encoding Elf1 protein (S. cerevisiae homolog ELF1 has RNA polymerase II transcription elongation factor activity, role in organization, RNA elongation from RNA polymerase II promoter and localizes to nucleus); translated protein: MGKRKSSTRKPAKKIKQTLDVQFTCLFCNHEKSVICTLDKKNLLGELHCKICGQNFQTAIHGLSQPVDVYSDWIDACEDLAEEAEKNGYEGGNHEEDDVYSDDDDDNHERRGREVDPVLGSDGDDEDDF